The Montipora foliosa isolate CH-2021 chromosome 1, ASM3666993v2, whole genome shotgun sequence DNA segment AAAATCTGGCAAAGTTCTTATACAACTGAGGATGCAGTGAACTCCAAAATTCATTTTGGCCCCACTGAAAGAACTGCAACACAAGCCGCGGAAACAACCTCAGAGGAATTTGTCCAGATTCAAACTTGAGGAAGAGAGAAGGAAGTTCTGCAGAGGCAATCAACTCGGTGACGTCCTTTGGTGGATGCGACTTTAACATGGATGGCACTAAGTATTGCTTATTACCGAAAGCATCTGATGAAGGCAGAGGGCACAGCAAGCTGAATTTTTCCATGATTGCAATGAAGGTTTTAAAGGTATCATGGTCTATAAATTGGCCCCAGACATGCTGCAGCAGCTTTTCTTCCATGATTCCTTCTCTCTCGAGCTTGAACCACAACTCTTTGAATTCGTTCTCTTGATGATCATAGCGCTTAACAGTTATCACCTTCTTGAACACACCAATCAACCATTGAGGATCCAAGATAACCAATTTGTTTAACTCAGCAGTGTCATCAAAATGTATCAAAATTCTTTGATCGTGCAAAAAAGCAAGCAATGTGACAAACTCTTGTTCGTCATGAATATGGCACACCTCAGATGCGATCCGTTTTGCATGTTCAAAATAAATCCATCTATGACCTTCATCCAAGGTTTTTTGAAGCGCTTTCTCGTATCCCAACCATTTGACTGGAATAACTTCTTTCATTTGTGGCAGTTCCTTGGCAACCGCTACAATTGCGTCTCGTAAGCGCACTACTCCTGGACACTCCGATTCAAGGCCTGCCTTAGTGTTATCCACTAGAATGGGATTATCACACAAGTGGGTCATGTATGGTTTGCCAACCAATTTTTCCAACACTTCACCGGCCACGTCATTAGGATCTTCCCCACCATAAGGTTCATCCGCATGCGTGCAAACTAGGAAAACAGGCGGAAGGGTTTTGGGAAGAACTGTGGATGTCGAAGCTGAATGCACAGCATGATCTTCACCTGGACTGGATAGTAATGCAACTGAAGTCATCCAGTAGTCTAGGTAATCGTGGTTAGTTCTTGTGCTGTACTTGTCTTCAGTTTTCTTGAACACTCCTTGCTTTTTCACGGGCTCGGCTCTTTCAGAAGGATCTCGACTTAGGTCATAGACCAGAAGGTAAATTGCTTTTGGTGTCAGAAAAAGTGAATGTGTCTCATAGTAAACGGACTGTCCAGCAAAATCCCAAAGAACCGAATAAATGTCATCTCCTCCTTCGATCTTGTCAGCTTCTTCTCGCAATTTCTTAATCAAGGTTTCTATGTCCTCAGGTATATCAGATGAGGGAAGAGAATTAATGCTTTCAAGTGAATGGGATTCAAGAGACTTGTCATCGGTCTCAAAAAAGGGATCTTTTGCAGTTTCAGTTTGTGCGCTTAACGTGAAATTCAGGGGAAATTTTTCAGAATCGGCCGATTTGTCGACAGTCCTTTCTTCAGAAATTAATTCTTGTTCCTTTAGATTTTCAACAACCAAA contains these protein-coding regions:
- the LOC138011460 gene encoding uncharacterized protein; the protein is MRVALTTVTRGVSPPEINLRGPKALEAYKKALKEGMTRVKRIPIMLIGQDRSGKTSLKKSLRGIRFNPDESSTVGIDVDPSYFKVTTETWKIGETDQGANKEVATSYEHNIALLVVENLKEQELISEERTVDKSADSEKFPLNFTLSAQTETAKDPFFETDDKSLESHSLESINSLPSSDIPEDIETLIKKLREEADKIEGGDDIYSVLWDFAGQSVYYETHSLFLTPKAIYLLVYDLSRDPSERAEPVKKQGVFKKTEDKYSTRTNHDYLDYWMTSVALLSSPGEDHAVHSASTSTVLPKTLPPVFLVCTHADEPYGGEDPNDVAGEVLEKLVGKPYMTHLCDNPILVDNTKAGLESECPGVVRLRDAIVAVAKELPQMKEVIPVKWLGYEKALQKTLDEGHRWIYFEHAKRIASEVCHIHDEQEFVTLLAFLHDQRILIHFDDTAELNKLVILDPQWLIGVFKKVITVKRYDHQENEFKELWFKLEREGIMEEKLLQHVWGQFIDHDTFKTFIAIMEKFSLLCPLPSSDAFGNKQYLVPSMLKSHPPKDVTELIASAELPSLFLKFESGQIPLRLFPRLVLQFFQWGQNEFWSSLHPQLYKNFARFYTAADENCSVVLLCHTSFIEVIVHRGNVAPGLKGDFQSNLSISSDAQHDSFEVFCAGAVYRQLVLVLECMRKEFCWLKRMRYQAGVVCPICCHGRMVTYCRTHVKEGCEQEECLHFLSESELQSANHFITCNRSATARTNKVWVKDFAAWFSCQRKETAADVVDGSVLSSCTGSEDNSPPLLPCNVVESLCSRSCDPKEIVLQLKKGLHLDQTRLEQPNPETERVIRCLAKIAKNSNKIEVFKHLREITPAGTTGPLLQGNLDIRNIPVRQMRELTIDLSGGEEWKDVAERLGLSPKEIRFLDKRTLNPCDAALAAVSQFHYISADKLYDTLTGCGLPLLADTL